A DNA window from Stutzerimonas stutzeri contains the following coding sequences:
- the aceE gene encoding pyruvate dehydrogenase (acetyl-transferring), homodimeric type, producing MQDLDPVETQEWLDALESVLDREGEDRAHYLMTRMGELATRSGTPLPYGITTPYRNTIPVTREAKMPGDLFMERRIRSLVRWNALAMVMRANLKDPDLGGHISTFASSATLYDIGFNYFFQAPTEEHGGDLIYYQGHASPGIYARAFLEGRLSEDQMLNFRQEVDGKGLSSYPHPHLMPDFWQFPTVSMGLGPITAIYQARFMKYLENRGFIPKGKQRVWCFIGDGECDEPETLGAISLAGRENLDNLVFVINCNLQRLDGPVRGNGKIIQELEGVFKGANWNVNKVVWGRLWDPLFAIDEDGRMQRRMDQAIDGEYQNYKAKDGAYVRKHFFGADAELLKRVESMSDEEVWKLNRGGHDPYKVYAAYHQAVHHKGQPTVILAHTIKGYGTGAGEAKNIAHNTKKVDIDSLKKFRDRFDIPVNDSQLEELPFYRPAEDSAEMKYLRKCRDKLGGHLPQRRPKSFSIPTPPLDTLKAVLDGSGDREISTTMAFGRILSQLVKDKDLGKRIVPILADEARTFGMEGMFRQLGIYSPVGQLYEPVDRDQVMYYREEKDGQILQEGLNEAGAFSSFIAAGTAYSNYNQPMLPVYIFYSMFGFQRIGDLAWAAGDAQTRGFLLGGTSGRTTLNGEGLQHEDGHSHILASTIPNCRSYDPTYGYELAVIMHHGMHEMMEQQKSVYYYITVMNENYQQPAMPQGVEEGIIKGMYLLEEAKGDFKHRVQLLGSGTILREVRAAVDILAKMGVGADVWSVTSFNELRRDGLAVDRWNRLHPTEEPRKTYVEQCLAGREGPVIASTDYMKLFADQIRQWVPSREYQVLGTDGFGRSDSRAKLRDFFEVDRRWVTVAALQALADRGAIERKVVANAITEFGIDPEKRNPLDC from the coding sequence ATGCAAGATCTCGATCCCGTCGAAACCCAGGAATGGCTGGACGCCCTCGAGTCCGTCCTCGACCGCGAGGGTGAAGACCGCGCTCACTACCTGATGACCCGGATGGGCGAACTGGCCACACGTAGCGGCACGCCGCTGCCCTACGGCATCACCACGCCGTACCGCAACACCATCCCCGTCACCCGTGAAGCCAAGATGCCCGGGGACCTGTTCATGGAGCGTCGTATCCGCTCCCTGGTCCGCTGGAATGCGCTCGCGATGGTGATGCGCGCGAATCTCAAGGATCCGGACCTGGGTGGCCACATCTCCACCTTCGCCTCCAGCGCAACGCTTTACGACATCGGCTTCAACTACTTCTTCCAGGCTCCGACCGAAGAGCATGGCGGCGACCTGATCTACTATCAGGGCCACGCCTCCCCCGGCATCTACGCCCGCGCCTTCCTTGAAGGCCGGTTGAGCGAAGACCAGATGCTCAATTTCCGTCAGGAAGTGGACGGAAAGGGCCTGTCGAGTTACCCGCACCCGCACCTGATGCCGGACTTCTGGCAGTTCCCGACCGTATCCATGGGCCTGGGGCCGATCACCGCGATCTACCAGGCGCGCTTCATGAAGTACCTGGAAAACCGCGGCTTCATTCCGAAAGGCAAGCAGCGCGTCTGGTGCTTCATCGGCGACGGCGAGTGCGACGAGCCGGAAACCCTCGGCGCTATCTCCCTGGCCGGCCGTGAAAACCTCGACAACCTGGTGTTCGTGATCAACTGCAACCTGCAGCGTCTGGACGGCCCGGTTCGTGGCAACGGCAAGATCATTCAGGAACTCGAAGGCGTATTCAAAGGCGCCAACTGGAACGTCAACAAGGTCGTCTGGGGCCGCCTGTGGGATCCGCTGTTCGCGATCGATGAAGATGGCCGCATGCAGCGCCGTATGGATCAGGCGATCGACGGTGAATACCAGAACTACAAGGCCAAAGACGGCGCCTACGTGCGCAAGCATTTCTTCGGGGCCGACGCTGAGCTGCTCAAGCGCGTCGAAAGCATGTCCGACGAAGAGGTCTGGAAGCTCAACCGCGGCGGCCACGACCCCTACAAGGTCTATGCGGCATACCATCAGGCTGTGCACCACAAAGGCCAGCCGACCGTTATCCTGGCGCATACGATCAAGGGCTACGGCACGGGTGCCGGCGAGGCGAAGAACATCGCCCACAACACCAAGAAAGTCGATATCGACAGCCTGAAGAAATTCCGCGACCGCTTCGACATCCCGGTCAACGATTCCCAGCTTGAAGAACTGCCGTTCTATCGCCCGGCCGAAGACAGCGCGGAAATGAAATACCTGCGCAAATGCCGTGACAAACTGGGCGGCCATCTGCCGCAGCGCCGGCCGAAGAGCTTCAGCATTCCGACACCACCGTTGGACACCCTGAAAGCTGTACTGGACGGCTCCGGCGACCGCGAGATCTCCACCACCATGGCCTTCGGCCGGATTCTCTCGCAGCTGGTCAAAGACAAGGATCTGGGCAAGCGCATCGTGCCGATCCTCGCTGACGAGGCGCGGACGTTCGGCATGGAGGGCATGTTCCGCCAACTGGGGATCTACTCTCCGGTGGGGCAGCTGTACGAGCCGGTCGACCGCGATCAGGTGATGTACTACCGCGAAGAGAAAGACGGCCAGATCCTGCAGGAAGGTCTCAACGAAGCCGGTGCGTTCTCCTCGTTCATCGCCGCAGGCACTGCCTACAGCAACTACAACCAGCCGATGCTGCCGGTCTACATCTTCTATTCGATGTTCGGCTTCCAGCGTATCGGTGACCTGGCCTGGGCGGCCGGCGATGCTCAGACCCGCGGCTTCCTGCTGGGCGGCACTTCCGGGCGCACCACGCTCAACGGTGAAGGCCTGCAGCACGAGGACGGCCACAGCCACATCCTCGCCAGCACCATCCCCAACTGCCGCAGCTATGACCCCACTTACGGCTATGAGCTGGCGGTGATCATGCACCACGGCATGCACGAGATGATGGAGCAGCAGAAGAGCGTCTACTACTACATCACCGTGATGAACGAGAACTACCAGCAGCCAGCCATGCCGCAGGGTGTCGAGGAAGGCATCATCAAAGGCATGTACCTGCTCGAAGAAGCCAAGGGCGACTTCAAGCACCGCGTGCAGCTGCTGGGCTCGGGCACCATCCTGCGTGAAGTACGCGCTGCAGTGGATATCCTTGCCAAGATGGGCGTAGGCGCCGACGTCTGGAGCGTAACCAGCTTCAACGAGCTGCGCCGTGACGGTCTGGCGGTAGACCGCTGGAACCGCCTGCACCCCACCGAAGAGCCACGCAAGACGTATGTCGAGCAGTGCCTGGCCGGCCGTGAAGGCCCGGTCATCGCCTCGACCGACTATATGAAACTGTTCGCCGACCAGATCCGTCAGTGGGTGCCATCGCGCGAATACCAGGTGCTGGGTACCGACGGCTTCGGTCGCAGCGACTCGCGCGCCAAGCTACGTGATTTCTTCGAGGTCGACCGTCGCTGGGTGACTGTCGCCGCACTGCAAGCACTCGCCGATCGCGGCGCCATCGAACGCAAGGTCGTGGCCAACGCCATCACCGAGTTCGGTATCGACCCCGAGAAGCGCAATCCGCTGGATTGCTGA
- a CDS encoding bifunctional diguanylate cyclase/phosphodiesterase: protein MKIHTDAASRLATEVVTQLPVPSRLGMLRFERLNESSWTLLFLDPACERYLGVCASDLCSLVDSPYASLMEPSARHQLHEEIQQQLANRSHYSVSYRLHTPDGVQEITELGEVCQQYGREVLRGYLMPGRQPESEQDLRAQNARLRTALQQHEQTQDEHIEHMLRSRTQQNLIVRLARHRYGSANPQLEAAQLITQAACEVYETSRATIWHLNGTRLEPMACYRLEGDHYETPSTLDLAPCPRYLQALQSGRAVDAQDVSHDHRTCELDENVYRPQGVRSILDASIRVGGEVIGVLSLQHTGKPRAWQADEIAFAGELADQYAQVLANQQRLSATHMLGLFQRAVEQSASAFILVDREGQVEYVNPAFTAISQFSASEVRGQRLADLKALENLSELLFNTSSVLAHSNSWQGEFRSRRKNLEPYWGQLSISKVFNEEGALTHYIGIYEDITRSKLAHQHIERLAYTDNLTNLGNRPFFIRSIEERFAVGAEPRLCLLLVDIDNFKRINDSLGHQTGDKLLTSLARRLRNGLSQQSVLARFASNEFALLFDDKGLEEGVRLADQVLRILDKPLFVDKQLISVSGSLGLACSPQHGRDPETLMKHAGQALHKAKANGKNQVQIFTEALHAEANYKLFVENNLRRALLQNELEVFYQPKLCLHTGKLQGLEALLRWNHPEKGMIRPDQFISVAEETGLIIPIGKWVAREACRMGVTLSKLGLGKPQIAINLSPKQFSDPDLLSSIAAILAEEQLPATQLELELTESLLLEATEETRQQLIGLKALGLTLAMDDFGTGYSSLSYLKKFPIDVIKIDRSFIKDIPDNQDDVEITSAVIAMARKLHLKVVAEGIETAEQLKFLRRHRCDIGQGYLFDKPIPGNILTEALRRYPHWC, encoded by the coding sequence ATGAAAATACATACCGATGCCGCCAGCCGTCTGGCGACCGAGGTTGTGACGCAGTTGCCAGTGCCCTCCAGGCTCGGCATGCTGCGCTTCGAGCGCCTGAACGAATCCAGCTGGACCCTGCTGTTTCTCGACCCCGCCTGCGAACGCTATCTGGGCGTATGCGCCAGCGATCTGTGCTCACTGGTCGACTCCCCTTACGCCAGCCTCATGGAGCCCAGCGCCCGTCATCAGCTGCACGAGGAAATCCAGCAGCAGCTCGCCAACCGGAGCCATTATTCGGTCAGCTACCGGCTGCATACGCCCGATGGCGTACAGGAAATTACCGAGCTGGGCGAGGTCTGCCAGCAATACGGTCGTGAAGTGCTCAGGGGCTACCTGATGCCGGGCCGGCAGCCCGAGTCGGAACAGGACCTGAGAGCGCAGAACGCGCGACTACGCACCGCCCTGCAACAGCACGAGCAGACTCAGGACGAGCACATCGAGCACATGCTGCGCTCGCGCACACAGCAGAACCTCATCGTCCGGCTGGCCCGGCATCGCTACGGCTCAGCCAATCCACAGCTGGAGGCGGCGCAGCTGATCACCCAAGCTGCCTGCGAAGTGTACGAAACCAGTCGCGCCACGATATGGCATCTGAACGGCACTCGTCTCGAGCCGATGGCGTGCTACCGACTCGAAGGCGACCATTACGAGACACCATCGACGCTTGATCTCGCCCCCTGCCCTCGCTACCTGCAAGCCCTGCAAAGCGGCCGCGCTGTTGATGCTCAGGATGTATCCCACGATCACCGCACCTGTGAGCTGGACGAAAACGTCTACCGTCCGCAGGGCGTTCGCTCCATCCTGGATGCCAGCATACGTGTAGGTGGCGAGGTAATCGGTGTGTTAAGCCTGCAGCACACCGGCAAACCGCGTGCATGGCAGGCCGATGAAATCGCCTTCGCTGGCGAGCTGGCCGATCAGTACGCGCAGGTCCTTGCCAATCAGCAGCGCCTTAGCGCCACCCATATGCTCGGCCTGTTCCAGCGCGCCGTGGAGCAGAGCGCCAGCGCCTTCATACTGGTCGATCGCGAGGGCCAGGTGGAGTACGTCAACCCGGCTTTCACTGCTATCAGCCAGTTTTCCGCATCTGAAGTGCGCGGCCAGCGACTGGCCGACCTCAAGGCACTGGAAAACTTGAGCGAGCTGCTTTTCAACACGTCCTCGGTGCTCGCCCACAGCAACAGCTGGCAGGGCGAATTTCGCTCTCGGCGCAAGAATCTCGAACCCTATTGGGGGCAGCTGTCGATCTCCAAGGTCTTCAACGAAGAAGGCGCACTGACCCATTACATCGGGATTTACGAGGACATCACCCGCAGCAAGCTGGCGCATCAGCACATCGAGCGGCTGGCCTATACCGACAATCTCACCAACCTCGGCAATCGGCCGTTCTTCATTCGCAGCATTGAAGAACGCTTTGCTGTGGGTGCCGAGCCGAGGCTCTGCCTGTTACTGGTGGATATCGATAACTTCAAACGAATCAACGACAGCCTCGGCCACCAGACTGGCGACAAGCTGCTCACCAGCTTGGCCCGTCGCCTACGCAACGGACTCAGCCAGCAAAGCGTGCTCGCACGCTTCGCCAGCAACGAGTTCGCGCTGCTGTTCGATGACAAAGGCTTGGAAGAAGGGGTCCGGTTGGCGGACCAGGTCCTGCGCATCCTCGACAAACCGCTGTTTGTCGACAAGCAACTAATCAGCGTAAGCGGATCATTGGGGCTGGCCTGCTCACCGCAGCATGGTCGCGACCCGGAAACACTGATGAAACACGCCGGGCAGGCGCTGCACAAGGCCAAGGCGAACGGCAAGAATCAGGTGCAGATATTCACCGAAGCCCTGCATGCCGAAGCCAACTACAAACTGTTCGTTGAGAACAACCTGCGCCGAGCACTGCTGCAGAACGAGTTGGAGGTGTTCTATCAACCCAAGCTCTGCCTGCACACCGGCAAGCTGCAGGGGCTTGAGGCGTTGTTACGCTGGAACCATCCGGAAAAGGGCATGATCCGCCCGGACCAGTTCATCAGTGTTGCCGAAGAAACTGGGCTGATCATCCCGATAGGCAAATGGGTCGCGCGCGAGGCGTGCCGGATGGGCGTCACGCTTTCGAAGCTGGGGCTTGGCAAACCTCAGATCGCGATCAATCTGTCACCCAAGCAGTTCTCCGACCCGGATCTGCTCAGCTCGATCGCTGCAATCCTGGCCGAGGAGCAGCTCCCAGCCACGCAACTGGAACTGGAACTGACCGAAAGCCTGCTGCTCGAGGCGACCGAAGAAACCCGCCAGCAGCTGATCGGGCTGAAAGCACTGGGCCTGACCCTGGCCATGGATGACTTCGGCACTGGGTACTCTTCGCTCAGCTACCTGAAGAAATTCCCCATCGATGTGATCAAGATCGATCGCAGCTTCATCAAGGACATCCCGGACAATCAGGACGATGTCGAGATCACCTCCGCAGTGATCGCCATGGCCCGCAAGCTGCACCTCAAGGTGGTGGCAGAGGGTATCGAAACAGCCGAGCAGCTGAAATTCCTCCGTCGTCACCGCTGCGATATTGGCCAGGGCTACCTGTTCGACAAGCCGATCCCCGGCAACATCCTCACCGAAGCACTGCGACGCTACCCGCACTGGTGCTGA
- the aceF gene encoding dihydrolipoyllysine-residue acetyltransferase — translation MSETIRVPDIGSGEGEVIELFVKVGDRIEADQSILTLESDKASMEIPAPKAGVVKSLKVKLGDRLKEGDELLELESEEGQDSEAPAQAAAEPAGAATGGPADEAEAPTPPGDDNPSASADEGESQEIKVPDIGSSGKASVIEIAVKPGDTIAAEQALITLESDKASMEIPSPAAGVVESISVKVGDEVGTGDLILVLKGAVASKPAANKAAASQAQSQPKEKLTEQAAQAPAEAAGESVEEVRIPDIGSSGSANVIEVMVKVGDSVEADQSLITLESDKASMEIPAPKAGVVESLSIKVGDEAKTGDLILTLKVAGAAPAKKAEAKPQEAAPQQQAVAPNKQGVPEAKAAATSAPVVSGPSKAGAKVHAGPAVRMTAREFGVELADVPATGPKGRILKEDVQAYVKNMLHKVKQAAAEGATGGAGIPPIPAIDFSRFGEIEEVPMTRLMQVGAANLHRSWLNVPHVTQFESADITELEAFRVAQKAIAEKAGVKLTVLPLLLKACAHLLKELPDFNSSLAPSGKALIRKKYVHVGFAVDTPDGLMVPVIKNVDQKSLLQLAGEAAELAEKARTKKLSPDAMQGACFTISSLGHIGGTGFTPIVNAPEVAILGVSKAAMQPVWDGKAFQPRLMLPLSLSYDHRVINGAAAARFTKRLSELLADIRTMLL, via the coding sequence GTGAGTGAAACCATACGCGTACCCGACATCGGCAGCGGTGAGGGTGAAGTAATCGAGTTGTTCGTCAAGGTCGGCGACCGTATCGAAGCAGACCAGAGCATTCTGACGCTCGAGTCCGACAAGGCCAGCATGGAAATCCCCGCGCCCAAGGCGGGCGTGGTGAAGAGCCTGAAGGTCAAGCTGGGCGACCGCCTGAAAGAAGGCGACGAGCTGCTCGAGCTGGAAAGCGAAGAAGGCCAGGACAGCGAAGCGCCGGCGCAAGCGGCTGCCGAGCCGGCCGGCGCGGCAACCGGCGGGCCAGCCGATGAAGCCGAGGCGCCAACGCCTCCGGGCGACGACAACCCTTCGGCCTCGGCCGATGAGGGCGAGTCGCAGGAGATCAAGGTCCCGGACATCGGCTCTTCAGGCAAAGCCAGCGTGATCGAAATTGCGGTCAAGCCCGGCGACACCATTGCCGCCGAGCAAGCCCTGATCACGCTCGAATCGGACAAAGCCAGCATGGAGATTCCGTCTCCGGCGGCCGGCGTGGTCGAGAGCATTTCGGTCAAGGTGGGCGACGAAGTCGGTACCGGCGATCTGATCCTGGTTCTCAAAGGTGCGGTAGCGAGCAAGCCGGCAGCCAACAAGGCAGCAGCCAGCCAGGCGCAAAGCCAACCGAAGGAAAAGCTGACAGAGCAGGCGGCGCAAGCGCCTGCCGAAGCGGCGGGCGAGTCTGTGGAAGAGGTTCGCATCCCGGACATTGGCTCAAGCGGTAGCGCCAACGTCATCGAAGTGATGGTCAAGGTCGGTGACAGTGTCGAGGCAGATCAATCGCTGATCACGCTCGAGTCCGACAAGGCCAGCATGGAAATCCCTGCGCCCAAGGCAGGCGTGGTGGAATCCCTGTCGATCAAGGTCGGTGACGAGGCCAAGACTGGCGATCTGATCCTCACCTTGAAGGTGGCCGGCGCAGCACCGGCGAAGAAGGCCGAAGCCAAACCGCAAGAAGCGGCTCCGCAGCAGCAGGCGGTCGCACCGAACAAGCAGGGCGTGCCCGAGGCCAAGGCTGCCGCGACGTCAGCGCCGGTGGTCAGTGGTCCGAGCAAGGCCGGTGCCAAGGTGCATGCCGGACCGGCAGTGCGCATGACCGCACGCGAGTTCGGCGTCGAACTGGCCGATGTTCCGGCGACAGGTCCCAAAGGGCGGATTCTCAAGGAAGACGTCCAGGCCTACGTCAAGAACATGTTGCACAAGGTCAAGCAAGCGGCGGCGGAGGGCGCAACCGGCGGTGCCGGCATCCCGCCGATACCGGCCATCGACTTCAGCCGCTTCGGTGAAATCGAAGAAGTACCCATGACCCGTCTGATGCAGGTCGGCGCCGCCAACCTGCATCGCAGCTGGCTGAACGTGCCGCACGTGACCCAGTTCGAGTCGGCCGACATCACCGAGCTGGAAGCCTTCCGTGTCGCGCAAAAGGCGATTGCCGAGAAGGCTGGCGTCAAGCTCACCGTGCTGCCGCTGCTGCTCAAGGCCTGCGCGCACCTGCTCAAGGAGCTGCCGGACTTCAATAGTTCGCTGGCGCCAAGCGGCAAGGCGCTGATCCGCAAGAAATACGTGCATGTCGGCTTCGCAGTCGATACGCCGGACGGCCTAATGGTTCCGGTCATCAAGAACGTGGATCAGAAGAGCTTGCTGCAACTCGCGGGCGAAGCGGCAGAACTGGCCGAGAAGGCGCGTACCAAAAAGCTCTCGCCTGACGCCATGCAGGGCGCCTGCTTCACGATCTCGAGCCTCGGCCACATTGGCGGAACCGGCTTCACGCCGATCGTCAATGCGCCGGAAGTGGCGATCCTCGGTGTTTCCAAGGCCGCAATGCAGCCGGTGTGGGACGGCAAGGCCTTCCAGCCTCGCCTGATGCTGCCGCTGTCGCTGTCTTACGACCACCGCGTCATCAACGGAGCGGCTGCAGCGCGCTTTACCAAGCGCTTGTCCGAGCTGCTGGCGGATATCCGCACGATGCTGCTGTAA
- the glnE gene encoding bifunctional [glutamate--ammonia ligase]-adenylyl-L-tyrosine phosphorylase/[glutamate--ammonia-ligase] adenylyltransferase, protein MSLPPLVALPSSLLPFVSRAEESFLAAADSLSEALAARCRVWLAEQREAFNRVCAASDFVSDQVSRDPQMLLQLAEQGWLERSLEGGEMREALGELINACSSEDALALNLRRFRTRQQVRIIWRDLTRRADLAETCRDLSDLADASVDLAYHWLYVRHCEQFGVPTGRRSGTAQHMVILGMGKLGAHELNLSSDIDLIFGYPEGGETVGAKRSLDNQEFFVRLGQRLIKALDAITADGFAFRVDMRLRPYGSSGPLVYSFNALEQYYQDQGRDWERYAMIKARVIGGDQQAGEELLAMLRPFVYRRYLDFSAIEALRTMKQLIQQEVRRKGMAANIKLGAGGIREVEFIAQAFQLIHGGRDLSLQQRPLLGVLATLEGQGYLPAPAVAELREGYEFLRYTEHALQAIADRQTQMLPDTEVDCARVAFMLGFDSWQAFHEQLLYWRGRIDWHFHQVIADPDEDEAAEGDALVGGEWLPLWEQDWDEEFACRQLTEAGFRDGQGACQRLAALRNASQVRTMQRLGRERLDAFIPRLLAQIVEQADPDLVLERVLPLVEAVARRSAYLVLLTENPGALQRLLELCAASPWIAEQIARFPLLLDELLNAGRLYSPPLAPELAAELRERLMRIPEDDLEQQMEALRHFKLAHRLRVAASEIAGTLPLMKVSDYLTWLAEAILQEVLTLAWRHTVARHGQPQRSDGALCDPSFVIVGYGKVGGIELGHGSDLDLVFIHDGDPAAETNGAKPIDTAQFFTRLGQRIIHLLTTQTTSGQLYEVDMRLRPSGAAGLLVSSLGAFERYQSQEAWTWEHQALVRARVLVGCPQLTADFERVRAGVLGRERDLESLRREVSEMRAKMRDNLGTRTTHAGTSEHAFDGTAEFNLKQDAGGIVDIEFMVQYAALAWSHQHPELLRYTDNIRILDGLEQAGLMTGDEVRLLQDAYKAYRAAAHRQSLQKQPGLVSGDQFHDERHAVMRIWRELGLS, encoded by the coding sequence ATGAGTTTGCCCCCGCTGGTTGCATTGCCGTCCTCGCTCCTGCCTTTTGTCAGTCGAGCCGAAGAGTCGTTCCTCGCTGCTGCTGACAGCCTGTCGGAAGCGCTTGCGGCACGTTGTCGCGTCTGGCTTGCAGAGCAGCGCGAGGCGTTCAACCGGGTTTGCGCAGCGAGTGATTTCGTCAGCGATCAGGTTAGTCGAGATCCGCAGATGCTGCTGCAGCTTGCCGAGCAGGGGTGGCTGGAGCGCTCGCTAGAAGGCGGCGAAATGCGCGAGGCGCTGGGCGAACTGATCAATGCCTGCAGCAGCGAGGATGCCCTGGCGCTTAACTTGCGGCGCTTTCGTACCCGCCAGCAGGTGCGGATCATCTGGCGCGACCTGACCCGCCGGGCCGATCTGGCCGAAACCTGCCGCGACCTGTCCGATCTCGCTGATGCCTCGGTCGATCTGGCCTATCACTGGCTGTACGTACGCCACTGCGAGCAGTTCGGTGTGCCGACCGGACGGCGCAGTGGCACCGCGCAACATATGGTGATCCTCGGGATGGGCAAGCTGGGCGCCCATGAATTGAATTTGTCGTCCGACATCGACCTGATCTTCGGCTATCCAGAAGGCGGCGAGACCGTCGGCGCCAAGCGTTCGCTGGACAATCAGGAGTTCTTCGTCCGCCTCGGCCAGCGGCTGATCAAGGCGCTGGATGCGATCACCGCCGATGGTTTTGCCTTCCGCGTCGACATGCGTCTGCGTCCGTACGGCTCGTCCGGGCCGCTGGTGTACAGCTTCAACGCGCTGGAGCAGTACTACCAGGACCAGGGTCGCGACTGGGAGCGCTACGCGATGATCAAGGCGCGGGTCATTGGCGGCGACCAGCAGGCCGGCGAGGAGCTGCTGGCGATGTTGCGGCCCTTCGTCTACCGACGCTACCTGGACTTCTCCGCGATCGAGGCGCTGCGCACCATGAAGCAGCTGATCCAGCAGGAAGTGCGGCGCAAGGGCATGGCGGCCAATATCAAGCTCGGTGCCGGTGGCATCCGCGAGGTCGAATTCATCGCCCAGGCCTTCCAGCTGATCCACGGCGGCCGGGACCTCAGCCTGCAGCAACGGCCGCTGCTAGGCGTGCTGGCCACGCTGGAAGGGCAGGGCTACCTGCCGGCGCCAGCGGTGGCCGAGCTGCGCGAGGGATACGAGTTCCTTCGCTATACCGAGCACGCGCTGCAGGCCATCGCCGATCGCCAGACGCAGATGCTGCCGGACACCGAGGTGGATTGTGCGCGAGTGGCGTTCATGCTCGGCTTCGACAGCTGGCAGGCCTTTCATGAGCAGCTTTTGTACTGGCGCGGGCGCATCGACTGGCATTTCCACCAGGTCATTGCCGACCCCGACGAGGACGAAGCCGCCGAGGGCGATGCGCTGGTCGGCGGGGAGTGGCTGCCCCTGTGGGAGCAGGATTGGGACGAGGAGTTCGCCTGTCGACAGCTGACCGAGGCGGGCTTTCGCGACGGTCAGGGTGCCTGTCAGCGGCTCGCGGCACTGCGTAACGCCAGTCAGGTGCGCACCATGCAGCGTCTCGGTCGCGAGCGGCTGGATGCCTTCATTCCGCGCCTGCTGGCCCAGATCGTCGAGCAGGCCGACCCAGACTTGGTGCTGGAGCGCGTGCTGCCGCTGGTCGAGGCGGTTGCCCGGCGTTCAGCCTATCTCGTATTGCTGACCGAAAATCCCGGTGCGCTGCAGCGATTGCTGGAGCTCTGCGCAGCCAGCCCGTGGATCGCCGAGCAGATCGCGCGCTTTCCGTTGCTGCTCGATGAGCTGCTCAACGCCGGGCGACTGTACAGCCCGCCGCTGGCGCCTGAGCTCGCCGCCGAGTTGCGCGAGCGGCTGATGCGTATCCCTGAGGACGACCTTGAGCAGCAAATGGAGGCGCTGCGGCATTTCAAGCTGGCGCACCGGCTGCGCGTGGCGGCCTCGGAAATCGCCGGCACGCTGCCGCTGATGAAGGTCAGCGACTACCTGACCTGGCTCGCCGAAGCGATTTTGCAGGAAGTGCTGACCCTGGCCTGGCGCCACACCGTCGCCCGTCACGGCCAACCGCAGCGCAGTGACGGCGCGTTGTGTGATCCATCGTTTGTCATCGTCGGTTACGGCAAGGTCGGCGGTATCGAGCTCGGCCACGGCTCTGACCTGGATCTGGTGTTCATCCACGACGGCGACCCCGCCGCCGAGACCAATGGCGCCAAGCCCATCGACACGGCGCAATTCTTCACCCGCCTGGGGCAGCGCATCATTCATCTGCTGACTACGCAGACCACTTCCGGCCAGCTCTACGAAGTGGACATGCGCCTGCGCCCATCCGGTGCCGCCGGGTTGCTGGTCAGCTCCCTCGGCGCCTTCGAGCGCTACCAGAGCCAGGAAGCCTGGACGTGGGAGCACCAGGCGCTGGTACGCGCGCGCGTACTGGTCGGCTGCCCGCAGCTGACTGCCGACTTCGAGCGGGTGCGGGCCGGGGTGCTTGGGCGCGAGCGCGATCTGGAGTCACTGCGCCGCGAGGTCAGCGAGATGCGCGCGAAGATGCGCGACAACCTCGGAACCCGGACGACTCACGCCGGGACCTCAGAGCATGCGTTCGACGGCACTGCCGAGTTCAATCTCAAGCAGGACGCCGGTGGTATCGTGGATATCGAATTTATGGTGCAATACGCGGCTCTGGCGTGGTCGCACCAGCATCCTGAACTGCTGCGCTATACCGATAACATCCGCATTCTCGATGGGTTGGAGCAGGCCGGGTTGATGACCGGCGATGAGGTTCGGCTGCTGCAGGACGCCTACAAGGCCTACCGTGCGGCAGCCCACCGGCAATCACTGCAGAAGCAGCCCGGACTGGTGAGTGGGGATCAATTCCACGACGAACGCCACGCTGTCATGCGTATCTGGCGTGAGCTGGGCCTTAGCTGA
- the msrA gene encoding peptide-methionine (S)-S-oxide reductase MsrA yields MSLRSQILVNKQALPTAEQALPGRSTAMSVPAAHYVNGNPLQAPFPAGFSQAIFAMGCFWGAERRFWEQPGVWTTAVGYAGGLTPNPTYDEACSGLTGHTEAVLVVFDPQQIDYGTLLRIFWEAHNPTQGMRQGNDIGSQYRSAIYCMDAQQRNAAEASRERFQQRLSDAGFPAITTEIDDAPTFYYAEAYHQQYLAKNPGGYCGLGGTGVYMPA; encoded by the coding sequence ATGTCGCTACGTTCGCAGATACTGGTCAACAAACAGGCGTTGCCTACAGCAGAACAGGCACTGCCCGGCCGCTCAACCGCCATGTCGGTTCCAGCCGCCCACTATGTCAATGGCAATCCATTGCAGGCGCCCTTCCCAGCCGGCTTCTCCCAGGCCATTTTTGCCATGGGCTGCTTCTGGGGAGCAGAGCGCCGCTTCTGGGAGCAGCCCGGCGTGTGGACGACGGCCGTAGGTTATGCCGGCGGCCTGACACCCAACCCGACCTATGATGAAGCATGTTCCGGACTCACCGGCCATACGGAGGCGGTGCTCGTCGTGTTCGATCCTCAGCAGATCGACTATGGCACCTTGCTGCGCATCTTTTGGGAGGCGCACAACCCAACTCAGGGGATGCGCCAGGGTAACGATATCGGCAGCCAGTATCGTTCCGCGATCTATTGCATGGATGCACAGCAGCGCAATGCGGCGGAAGCCAGCCGAGAGCGCTTCCAGCAGCGCTTGAGCGATGCGGGCTTTCCGGCGATCACCACAGAGATAGACGACGCGCCGACGTTCTATTACGCAGAGGCCTACCACCAGCAGTATCTGGCAAAGAATCCGGGCGGTTATTGCGGGCTAGGTGGCACCGGCGTGTACATGCCGGCCTGA